CCAGTTTGCATGTTCATTTTACCTTCTCATTTAACAATTTGATTGATCAATTTCATTTAGTCATAAATCAACATAAAGGCCCTGGCCATCTGGAGGACAAGAGAAACCCTCCCTCATTCTTAAGTGATATTGATGCAATGCCAAATCATGTGAGGCACATACAATCTCTGTCTAACCTTCAACAAGCATATCACGATCCAGTGGTTTTTAACTGCTGGGTGGCTCAttgtgataatgatgatgataatgatgatgaaggTTAGGGTGGGAAGATGTGACCGCGCCGTAACCTCACTATGATCTCTGACTCAACGGCAGCAAGAAAACGCCATCCAGGCCATGGAGCTGCGCAACTACTTCTCCCTGTTCTGCCTGCACCAGGAGAGCCAGCTCATATTCACATACCTGCCCATCACGTCTCACATCCTGGGGGCATTTGTGAACTCACAGGTGCTGGGACATAAAGAGGCAAGCTTATCTTTTAATCCATCTCTGTGTCAAAGCTATTCATTTTGATTCGTGCCAAAGTTAGTTCGTATTATTTTGATTCAAACAAAGCCTTGTAATATTTGCTGTTGTGCCTTGTTTTGCTCTGCTCTAGATGGGCGAGGTGTGGCAGGATCTTCATTCCAAGCTTAAAAGTCTTTTTGGGGACGGGAACGGACAGTCTCCACCCCTCAGCCCCAAATAGCCTCCCCTCTGTGTTCTCAGAATCGAACGAACCCTGGCCTGTTTTGAATAGCAGGATCTATTCAGGAGTTATGGGGAACtgcttgtgtgtgaatgtgttgtgTGGCAGTTCCTAAAATCTGTCTGGTGAAAAGGGCCCTTAATTTCCTACAGTTTGAACAAACTGACGCCTAAAATAAACACCTTATGATGTAGAGAATAAGTTGAGGAAATGCAGCAAGATGCTACAACACTGTATTAATGTTTAATCTACACGTGTGCAAAgctgatgttgttgttttaaaatgttgcattgttgcaaaaccGTGTAACTCATGAAAGATAACCTTTCTACTGTTTTAGTGCAATATAGAGAACTGAACTGAGAAGCTAATAGCCAGCAGCAAGCCAGAGCGGTGGTCAGTTGAATATTCTTAGCAAACACAGGAAATGTGCAGAAATGATGTTATTAGTTGCGGAGGCAACATATTCTTCCTTGTTTGTGGTTTCAACTGACAGATTTTTCTGTCCGATTGTCTATTTCTGATTCTTTAGACTCGTACTCTTTGTGCTTGcagctttttcacattttatctttatttgtagGAACCATTCAAAAGTGTGGAGTTAGAAacaatgaatacttttattcagcaagagcACAGTGAATTCAGCTGAAGTAACatttaaagtgttacaaaaaaatactatttcaaatgaAAGCTGTTCTTTTGGTACTCACTTTTCATCAAAATATCCTGGAAAATATTAATCCGCACAATTGTGTCCAACAATGAcaaggaatgtttcttgagcaggaaaaCTTTCAGTCTTGCAGAGAATTACTGTGAGGTATTCAAActcttgaacagtagtgtatacaaGCGAACACGTTCAAACTACACTAGTCACCAtttaaagtggatcaaaacccttcatcaaagttgtcctaaagcccctgttgaaaaaaaaaaaaaaaaaaaaaaagcctatgcCGGTTAGGTATATATTGAAGCtgggtttgagctggtttaagatggtccttagcTGGACATgtggaccagctcaaaccagcattccagcttcaaaacatacctaaccagcatatgctgggtTTTATCAACAGGGACCGAAAGCCAAAATGCATTCTTTTCTTCGGACAACGTTGATTTaacttcaaatgttttttttatccacttcaaatgttgaccaCTAGGTGTCTGACAGTTCTGAAAGATCGTGAAAgggttttttagtttgttttgttagttGTTAAGCCTGAGCCTGGCTTCTGAGTCTTAAGTAGTAACTTCAATGAGGCATAAACTAGTTATTATTAGCTGATCTATCTGCTACAGACCTGTTTTCATGCAATAAGTCTTGAAGGTCTAAAATTCTCACATTGCTAGTAAGCTATCATGTAAACTATACTTCAAAATATGTGTCTGAAGAAAATACGATGTACTTTCAATTCACCATAAAGCTGTATAGATGCTATTGATCGATAGTGCATGCATCATGCATATTATTGTCTTAATTGTTAAACATTCTAGAAACCCCTTTAGGAAAAAgcgctttacagatgaacttgtatttaactgaatttagcagagcttattattatcaattgtaCATGTTTGAACAAGGTAAAGCattaaagaaatggaaaaaagttGTTGTTCTCCAATATGTATTCAATCCTGCCACCTACAGGCACAGAGGGCAAATGGTTTGAGAATTAGGTTTCACCTGCCTTACATTCATTCTGTACTACTTGCAGTTGTTTATTTCCACTATAACAGACAGACATTAGATAGATGGATACTTTGTTTTATACTGCActttccattattttatttagtagaTGAATATTAAAGATCTTGGTAAGAACAAAGGTATGATTTTTGTTGTACTCTACTGAACAACCATTGTAGGAATGATGAACAAAGAaagtggaaaaaacaaaacatcagaaAACAGGAGACGTGTGAAtttaacctaaatataaatggaaCACCAAAACTAAAAGATAACGCTATTTTCCCAGGCAAAAAAAGAAGGGTGCTTGTACAAAATGCggtacatttaatacattaaacTACAGCATTTTTACAGTACATCTTAGGATTTCACATAGTATCCAGGAAGGCATGTAGTTGGATAATTTCCACTGATACAGTGGCAAAGTTCATCAGTGGTATCCAAACCCCAATCACACATCCTCCACTTCCTCCAGTTTCTGCTCCACTATCACATCGTGACCGTGGAATTTAAAATATCCCAAGAACTTCTTTTTCTGAAGCATCAGTGGGAACCACAGGACATCATCTGCCCACATCTGGCCGAAAGGTATTTTATCGGTGTCAAACCACTGCGGCCTCATCTCTGAAAGAGAAAACAAACCGCTTCAGTGGCACGTTATTGGACCTTGCGTCTCAGTATGTGTCTCTCAAACTGGATCATTAAGTGATGTGGCGCTGTATTACCGTCTGATTCGGTTGGCTCTCCTTTATAGGCGTCAGCTCTAAAAACGTGGACATCCAGCAGTTCTGTTTCCCCAATAAACTCAAATTTGATATTGCCAATCTTGTGGAGGGTGTCGACGATGAGGCCACTTTCCTCTAGCAGCTCCCTGTCACATAAAATGGCATTTCTTTTAGCTGGGAAACCAATCAAACGGGGAAGATTGAACAAGGCCAAACGCTGACACCATTGTTAAGTTCTACAGacaagtaaataatataaaacattctcAGCATTACAAGGTTCAAACCGTTTAACTTTGATCTGTAGCTTCAATAAAGTGAA
The sequence above is drawn from the Carassius auratus strain Wakin unplaced genomic scaffold, ASM336829v1 scaf_tig00214480, whole genome shotgun sequence genome and encodes:
- the nudt1 gene encoding oxidized purine nucleoside triphosphate hydrolase; translated protein: MLTNKLLTLVLVVQPGRVLLGMKKRGFGAGKWNGFGGKVQPGETIEQAARRELLEESGLIVDTLHKIGNIKFEFIGETELLDVHVFRADAYKGEPTESDEMRPQWFDTDKIPFGQMWADDVLWFPLMLQKKKFLGYFKFHGHDVIVEQKLEEVEDV